The following nucleotide sequence is from Salvia miltiorrhiza cultivar Shanhuang (shh) chromosome 7, IMPLAD_Smil_shh, whole genome shotgun sequence.
AGATCTTGGATTAGGTTGGATTTTTTGCAAATGGGATTGGAGTCAGATAAGCAGGGGATGGAGTTTGCAGCTAGTTCCAAACCCCTTAAACCCCCTGCAAATATATCTGAAATCGTTTCAAAATTCGCCAAAGTTTGTAAATTTAGGTCCATTGGTGTATTTTATTCGTCGGAGAATGTGGACCAAAGCCATGTTTACCCGATGATTTCTGGCGACAATGCTCGTCTATTGGATGAAGAAAGTGGCGAAGATGTTCTTTTTTGTGCCAAGAAAATCTTTCCTGAGCATGCTGAGGTGCAAAAGAGCGGAAATTTATGTGCCCGTGTGGAGCTTGTGCAGTTGTTTGACACGCTTCTGGCGTTAAAAATAGCGTATGTTAAGCTCCAAGAAGCACACATTCCGTATGATCCCGAGAAAGTTAGAGTTGCTGATGAAGAGGTTATGCTTCAGATCGATACACTTGGCAAGATCAAGAAGGCTTACAAGGAGAAGCAATTGAAGGAAGCAAATGCTGTTTCTGCTGGTTCAGCTCTTTTTCTTGCTGAAGTTAAGGTTAAGGAGCAACAACTGGAGAAGTTGAAGTCCCAAGCCAAGATCAAGGGCAAGAGAGTTGCTAATTTGAGTAAAAAGCTTCAGGAGCTGGAAACGAAGAACAAAAAGCTGGCTGAAGAGATTGAGGAACGCGAGAGGGAAAGGTTTGCGGGTTTGAATCACTATTCCTTGGAGAATGTTGTCAGGGCAGTTGGAAAAGCTATTCATGATTTTGCAAAGCCGTTGATTGCCTTGATGAAACATTCAGATTGGGATCTAGACCAAGCTGCTTATGCAATACAATCATCGGTTGTATATGCAAAGAGGTCACACAAGAAATATGCGTTTGAAGCGTATATTGCCAGAAGGATGTTTCAGGGGTTTCTGCAACAGCCTTGCTTTTTAGGGAACATAATGAAGTTGGATGACCCTATTGTTGCATTAATTGAAGACCCACAATCTAGTTTTGCCAAGTTTTGCAGAGCAAAATATATGCTAGTAGTTCATCCCAGGATGGAAGAATCGTTCTTCGGTAATTTGGACCATAGGAATTTCGTGGCTAACGGAATTCACCCATATACCCCGTTATATCGTGCATTTGTCAGAATGGCAAGATGTGTATGGTATTTGCAGGCACTGATTGCTTATATCGAGCCTGAAGCTGAAATTTTTGGTGTTAAGCAAGGAACTGAGTTCTCAGATGTTTACATGGAGGTTGTAGACGAGCTCAAGGAGTACAAGACTATGGACAACGACCACCAAA
It contains:
- the LOC130992087 gene encoding protein GRAVITROPIC IN THE LIGHT 1, translated to MGLESDKQGMEFAASSKPLKPPANISEIVSKFAKVCKFRSIGVFYSSENVDQSHVYPMISGDNARLLDEESGEDVLFCAKKIFPEHAEVQKSGNLCARVELVQLFDTLLALKIAYVKLQEAHIPYDPEKVRVADEEVMLQIDTLGKIKKAYKEKQLKEANAVSAGSALFLAEVKVKEQQLEKLKSQAKIKGKRVANLSKKLQELETKNKKLAEEIEERERERFAGLNHYSLENVVRAVGKAIHDFAKPLIALMKHSDWDLDQAAYAIQSSVVYAKRSHKKYAFEAYIARRMFQGFLQQPCFLGNIMKLDDPIVALIEDPQSSFAKFCRAKYMLVVHPRMEESFFGNLDHRNFVANGIHPYTPLYRAFVRMARCVWYLQALIAYIEPEAEIFGVKQGTEFSDVYMEVVDELKEYKTMDNDHQRYKVEFMVMPGFMLRGALIRSQVYASKGEFSNGRL